The SAR202 cluster bacterium genome contains a region encoding:
- a CDS encoding glycosyltransferase family 4 protein produces MLEETVRSLGLAGRVHLPGFKSNLWGYMKSASCYVLASRYEGLPLALLEGMAAGCPVVSFDCDYGPSEILTHMENGVLVRPGDIDVMGAGIAVVLEDRSLARRMGQAGARRAMDFDSPLIARQYGALFEQMLASPESRS; encoded by the coding sequence ATGCTTGAAGAGACGGTCCGGTCTCTCGGGCTTGCCGGCCGTGTCCACCTCCCAGGTTTCAAAAGCAACCTCTGGGGATACATGAAATCGGCATCGTGCTACGTGCTCGCATCCAGGTACGAAGGCCTCCCCCTCGCTCTGCTGGAAGGGATGGCGGCAGGCTGCCCAGTCGTCTCTTTCGATTGCGATTACGGCCCCTCCGAGATCCTGACGCACATGGAAAACGGCGTTCTCGTAAGGCCGGGCGACATCGATGTCATGGGCGCGGGAATCGCCGTCGTTCTGGAGGACCGTTCGCTTGCCCGGCGCATGGGACAGGCCGGGGCGAGGCGGGCAATGGACTTCGACAGTCCACTGATCGCCCGGCAGTACGGCGCCCTGTTCGAACAAATGCTGGCCAGCCCCGAATCCCGTTCCTGA
- a CDS encoding glycosyltransferase family 4 protein, whose amino-acid sequence MRLVFITPEYVTEKYFAAGLANYLGRLCPLLAQRGHEVFVIVRAEKKSPPFTHNGVTILRVAPSRTTQRILNAITLRRQPEAAKDIAFSVSARQVVNFLHRQRRLTYVQCSNVRAVGIAFLLPGRPYAAATRMSSHRPLWNELAMVRQTKSAGVRYKLEALQVRRFPHVYGPSKYLAAIIEKECRRKVDVLPTTFYLEPCVEDASVYEKHLKGLPYLLYFSRLQKHKGVDVLARALPTILGGNSGLRAVFVGNDWADRETGSMRSSVREWAGDCADRVIFLDDMRHEQLYPVIRHAEAVVFPSRIDNLPNACMEAMALGKPVIASSGASFEELFDDGISGYLFRNGDHEDLARVATEVLRSADRSRVGEAARERISALHPDRTVPLVEKYITERVRARSGGRRE is encoded by the coding sequence ATGCGCCTGGTCTTCATCACACCTGAGTACGTAACTGAGAAGTACTTCGCCGCCGGGCTCGCCAACTATCTCGGCCGCCTGTGCCCCTTGCTGGCGCAGAGAGGCCACGAGGTATTCGTCATCGTCAGGGCCGAGAAGAAAAGCCCGCCATTCACACACAACGGCGTTACCATTCTTCGTGTCGCGCCTTCCAGAACGACGCAGAGAATTCTCAACGCGATCACTCTCAGAAGACAGCCCGAAGCCGCAAAGGACATTGCATTCTCTGTTTCCGCCAGGCAAGTCGTGAATTTTCTCCACCGCCAGCGCCGCTTGACTTACGTGCAATGCTCGAACGTTCGCGCGGTCGGCATAGCATTTTTACTGCCGGGAAGGCCCTACGCCGCGGCAACGCGGATGTCCAGCCACCGGCCGTTGTGGAATGAGCTCGCCATGGTGCGCCAGACCAAAAGCGCGGGGGTCCGCTACAAATTGGAAGCACTTCAGGTAAGACGGTTCCCCCACGTGTATGGGCCAAGCAAGTATCTTGCCGCCATTATCGAGAAGGAGTGCAGGAGAAAGGTGGATGTACTGCCCACAACTTTCTACCTGGAGCCTTGCGTTGAAGACGCGTCGGTCTATGAAAAGCATCTCAAAGGACTGCCGTACCTGCTCTACTTTTCGCGTTTGCAGAAACATAAAGGAGTCGACGTTCTCGCCAGGGCGCTCCCAACAATTCTCGGCGGCAACAGCGGGCTGCGCGCGGTCTTCGTCGGAAACGATTGGGCGGACCGGGAGACAGGTTCCATGCGCTCCAGCGTCAGGGAGTGGGCAGGCGACTGCGCCGATCGCGTCATTTTCCTGGACGACATGCGGCACGAGCAGCTTTACCCTGTAATTCGACATGCGGAGGCGGTCGTTTTCCCCTCCAGGATCGACAACCTTCCCAACGCTTGCATGGAGGCCATGGCCCTGGGGAAGCCGGTAATAGCTTCGTCAGGTGCGAGCTTCGAAGAGCTATTCGATGACGGAATCAGCGGCTACCTCTTTCGAAATGGGGATCACGAGGATCTGGCCCGCGTAGCCACGGAAGTACTTCGGAGCGCTGATCGCAGTCGTGTCGGCGAAGCGGCGCGAGAGAGGATCAGCGCCTTGCACCCCGACCGGACCGTTCCTCTGGTCGAGAAGTACATCACCGAGCGTGTTCGCGCTCGGTCCGGCGGCAGGCGGGAGTGA
- a CDS encoding glycosyltransferase gives MIQESSRNTAISVIIPCFNSARTLEETLVSLVGQTFLDWEGIIVNDGSSDTTQQIAETWAKRDSRLRVISQANKGLGAARNSALKIATGRLVHCLDGDDKISADFYERIVEAEKAHGLAPEGLCLTAGYIHFRDDGTVLKRFAAAPPERYTFERIAYSNATPPVAYVFGRSILEKTGLFDESIKHCQDWDLLIRMVRTGVRFAAVPEALAMYRVSDNSLSTKTIRFMETQRIVALRAATPDPRCIQSAVVATPVSTAGAERSIIHLWNYNVGRALKMGWAESAAELFTWGRLNLPAELWEQPGRFGVSPTYVGREVPSEIPPQYGPSRSRLLATLRFLSREWPQITHRPGFGRTVLSSLLNLRVLPGAPGPLSRLSHFRQLVDTAKLNGAAGMVAWAIALSPGIVARSAARRFKRTRIGDVSGAATTGQ, from the coding sequence GTGATACAAGAGTCCAGCCGCAACACGGCCATCTCAGTAATCATCCCCTGCTTCAACTCCGCCCGGACGCTTGAGGAAACCCTCGTTTCCCTGGTTGGCCAGACCTTCCTCGACTGGGAAGGCATCATAGTTAATGACGGGTCATCTGACACCACTCAGCAGATCGCCGAGACTTGGGCGAAAAGAGACTCTCGGCTTAGAGTGATAAGCCAGGCAAATAAGGGACTCGGGGCCGCCAGAAATAGCGCCCTGAAGATCGCCACCGGCCGGCTTGTCCATTGTCTTGACGGCGACGACAAGATCTCGGCCGACTTCTACGAGCGCATCGTGGAGGCCGAGAAGGCCCATGGACTGGCCCCGGAGGGCCTCTGCCTGACCGCCGGTTACATCCACTTCAGGGACGACGGTACCGTGTTGAAGCGGTTCGCAGCCGCGCCGCCAGAGCGCTATACCTTCGAACGAATCGCGTACTCCAATGCAACGCCGCCGGTAGCATACGTATTCGGCCGGTCCATACTGGAAAAGACTGGCCTCTTTGACGAATCCATAAAGCACTGCCAGGACTGGGACCTGCTAATAAGAATGGTGCGCACAGGCGTACGATTTGCCGCTGTGCCGGAGGCGCTGGCAATGTACCGGGTGAGCGACAACAGCCTGAGCACGAAGACAATCCGGTTCATGGAGACGCAACGAATCGTCGCCCTGCGCGCCGCCACCCCGGACCCGCGCTGCATCCAATCCGCCGTTGTCGCCACGCCTGTATCCACGGCCGGCGCAGAAAGGTCCATCATTCACCTCTGGAACTACAATGTCGGCCGAGCTCTCAAGATGGGCTGGGCTGAATCGGCTGCCGAACTGTTCACCTGGGGGCGGCTAAACCTTCCTGCCGAGCTCTGGGAACAGCCCGGCCGGTTTGGTGTCTCACCAACGTACGTCGGAAGAGAAGTGCCCTCAGAGATCCCGCCTCAATATGGACCGTCAAGATCGAGGCTGTTGGCGACCTTGCGCTTTCTATCTAGAGAATGGCCACAGATTACCCACAGACCCGGCTTCGGAAGGACTGTTCTCTCTTCCCTGCTGAACCTTCGCGTCTTGCCGGGCGCGCCCGGACCTCTGTCTCGTCTGTCGCACTTCAGGCAATTGGTGGACACAGCGAAGTTGAATGGAGCGGCCGGGATGGTTGCCTGGGCAATAGCGCTGTCCCCCGGCATCGTCGCGCGCAGTGCCGCGCGGCGCTTCAAACGCACTCGAATTGGTGATGTTTCCGGCGCGGCTACTACCGGCCAGTAA